In Aurantimicrobium minutum, the following proteins share a genomic window:
- the thyX gene encoding FAD-dependent thymidylate synthase has product MAEIEFRSDVTVELVRSSAHDSDVLFAARVSTQGEQTLEESMHTPESRAEDEKRDKGLINYLMRDRHGSPFEHNSMTFYVQAPIFVFREFMRHRIASYNEESARYRELNPVFYVPAPARNLIQVGKPGAYDFVPGTAEQAALTREATIHAVSVAYQEYERMLEAGIAREVARGVLPVATYSSMYVTMNARSLMNFLSLRTKREGTHFPSFPQREIEMVAEKMEDEWAKLMPLTYAAFNEHGRVSP; this is encoded by the coding sequence GTGGCTGAGATTGAATTTCGTTCAGATGTAACTGTTGAATTGGTGCGCTCGAGCGCCCATGACTCTGATGTGCTTTTTGCGGCACGTGTATCGACCCAGGGGGAGCAGACTCTCGAAGAGTCCATGCACACTCCTGAGTCACGTGCAGAGGATGAAAAGCGTGACAAGGGCCTCATCAACTATCTGATGCGTGATCGCCACGGCTCACCTTTTGAGCACAACTCGATGACTTTTTATGTGCAGGCACCCATCTTTGTCTTCCGCGAATTTATGCGTCACCGTATTGCTTCGTACAACGAAGAGTCTGCACGTTATCGTGAACTCAACCCCGTGTTCTATGTTCCAGCTCCAGCCCGTAACCTCATTCAGGTGGGTAAACCAGGTGCATATGACTTCGTTCCTGGGACTGCGGAACAAGCTGCCCTCACCCGTGAAGCAACTATTCATGCCGTCTCTGTTGCGTACCAAGAGTACGAGCGCATGCTCGAAGCAGGTATTGCTCGTGAGGTTGCACGTGGCGTTCTGCCGGTAGCGACATACTCTTCGATGTACGTCACCATGAACGCCCGTTCGTTGATGAACTTCCTTTCGTTGCGGACTAAGCGTGAAGGTACACACTTCCCCTCCTTCCCTCAGCGAGAGATTGAAATGGTCGCTGAAAAGATGGAAGACGAGTGGGCAAAGCTCATGCCACTGACCTATGCGGCGTTCAATGAGCACGGCCGCGTTTCGCCGTAA
- the dapA gene encoding 4-hydroxy-tetrahydrodipicolinate synthase: MATAENPFGQVLVALVTPFTADGEVDWNDVEKHIDHVVSNGADGIVVTGTTGETSTLTDDEKVKLVEVGKNVAGNRAKIIMGGPSNETAHAIELAKKSAKAGADGIMAVTPYYNKPTQAGVLTHFRMVADATDLPFIMYDIPGRAGIQIQYETILRLAKHPNIVAVKDAKGDFSEVSRVLNQTDLLYFSGDDANVLPHMAIGASGLIGVTANVAPAPYRAMVDAVNRGDLTAATQQHMALEPLVRAIMTHVPGTVAAKYVLHGLGRIGSPRVRLPLVGPEEWEAAKIEDEIALVGAIEGVDFSNFRPDRNAAAGGALPKIAGTTR, encoded by the coding sequence GTGGCTACAGCAGAAAACCCCTTCGGACAGGTCCTTGTCGCGCTCGTAACTCCCTTCACTGCAGACGGTGAAGTCGACTGGAACGATGTTGAAAAGCACATCGACCATGTTGTTTCCAACGGTGCAGACGGCATAGTCGTCACGGGAACCACCGGTGAAACGAGCACCTTGACAGACGATGAGAAGGTCAAGCTTGTAGAGGTTGGTAAGAATGTTGCCGGCAATCGCGCCAAGATCATCATGGGTGGTCCCTCTAACGAGACAGCGCACGCGATAGAACTTGCTAAGAAGAGTGCCAAGGCTGGTGCTGACGGCATCATGGCCGTCACGCCCTATTACAACAAGCCCACTCAAGCCGGTGTGCTGACTCACTTCCGCATGGTTGCTGACGCTACTGACCTGCCCTTCATCATGTATGACATCCCAGGTCGTGCGGGTATCCAGATTCAGTACGAAACCATCCTGCGTTTGGCCAAGCACCCCAACATCGTTGCAGTCAAAGATGCCAAGGGGGACTTCAGCGAGGTAAGCCGAGTGCTCAACCAGACTGACCTGTTGTACTTCTCGGGAGATGACGCAAACGTCCTACCTCACATGGCTATCGGAGCTTCCGGCTTGATTGGTGTCACCGCCAACGTCGCCCCCGCTCCTTACCGGGCAATGGTGGATGCGGTGAATCGCGGTGACCTCACTGCGGCAACTCAGCAACACATGGCGTTGGAGCCTCTGGTGCGTGCAATCATGACGCACGTGCCTGGAACTGTTGCCGCTAAATATGTTCTCCACGGTTTGGGCAGAATTGGTAGCCCCCGTGTTCGTCTGCCACTTGTTGGTCCTGAAGAGTGGGAAGCAGCAAAGATTGAAGACGAGATTGCACTCGTTGGAGCAATCGAGGGTGTTGATTTCTCTAACTTCCGTCCAGATCGCAATGCCGCCGCAGGTGGAGCATTGCCCAAAATCGCCGGCACTACACGGTAG
- a CDS encoding ribonuclease J yields the protein MPNELFDPHVLEPGTLRVVPLGGVGEIGRNMTVYELGGKLLVVDCGVLFPEETQPGVDLILPDFSYIRDRMDDILAIVLTHGHEDHIGAVPYLLRLKNDIPLVGSSLTLALIEAKLKEHRIQPYTLQVREGDKEQFGPYELEFVAVNHSIPDALAVAIRSEAGLVLHTGDFKMDQLPLDGRLTDLRAFARLGEEGVDLFLPDSTNADVPGFTPLERDIGPVLESVIHRSQRRVIVASFSSHVHRVQQVIDAAVANNRHVVLMGRSMVRNMGIAAELGYLEVPEGTIIDAKKAAELPDDRLVYMSTGSQGEPMAVLARMANLEHQIEVGPGDTVILASSLIPGNENAVFRVIDGLTKLGAKVVHKGNAKVHVSGHAAAGELLYCYNILQPKNVFPVHGEYRHLVANANLAIDSGVDAHRTILGEDGTVIDLKGGIARVVGQLDIGYVYVDGSSVGEITDNDLKDRRILAEEGFISIIVVVDPATGKIIVGPEIHAKGFAEDDAVFDEIKPAIARALQEAAHNGVRDTHSLQQVIRRTVGQWVSKSYRRRPMIIPLVIEA from the coding sequence ATGCCTAACGAATTATTTGACCCACATGTTTTAGAACCTGGAACGCTGCGCGTTGTCCCGCTCGGAGGAGTGGGTGAAATCGGTCGCAACATGACCGTCTATGAACTGGGCGGCAAGCTTCTCGTCGTGGATTGCGGTGTTCTTTTTCCTGAAGAGACCCAGCCAGGTGTGGACCTCATCCTTCCTGACTTCAGCTACATCCGTGACCGCATGGATGACATCCTTGCCATTGTTCTCACGCATGGGCATGAGGATCACATTGGTGCTGTTCCTTATCTGTTGCGTTTGAAAAATGACATTCCTCTGGTGGGCTCTAGCCTCACGCTTGCGTTGATTGAAGCCAAGCTCAAAGAGCACCGCATTCAGCCATACACGCTTCAAGTCAGAGAGGGGGATAAGGAACAGTTCGGTCCCTACGAACTCGAATTCGTTGCGGTCAATCACTCGATTCCTGATGCGCTTGCGGTAGCTATTCGCTCAGAAGCAGGTCTTGTTCTTCACACAGGTGACTTCAAGATGGATCAACTTCCTCTTGATGGCCGCCTGACCGACCTTCGTGCATTTGCCCGTCTCGGTGAAGAAGGTGTTGATCTGTTCCTGCCGGATTCAACGAATGCGGATGTTCCCGGATTTACTCCGCTAGAACGTGACATTGGTCCTGTTTTGGAGAGTGTGATTCATCGTTCACAGCGCCGCGTTATTGTGGCCAGCTTTTCGTCTCACGTGCACCGTGTCCAGCAGGTCATTGATGCTGCTGTGGCCAACAACCGACACGTTGTTTTGATGGGGCGCTCAATGGTGCGCAACATGGGCATTGCGGCCGAACTTGGTTATCTCGAGGTTCCAGAGGGAACCATTATCGATGCCAAGAAGGCTGCAGAGCTTCCCGATGACCGCTTGGTGTACATGTCCACTGGTTCTCAAGGTGAACCCATGGCGGTACTAGCTCGCATGGCAAACCTGGAGCATCAGATTGAGGTGGGACCTGGGGACACCGTGATTCTTGCGTCAAGTTTGATACCCGGCAATGAGAATGCAGTCTTCAGAGTTATTGATGGGTTGACAAAACTTGGTGCCAAAGTTGTCCATAAGGGCAATGCCAAGGTGCATGTTTCAGGCCACGCGGCAGCAGGGGAGTTGCTTTACTGCTACAACATCTTGCAACCCAAGAACGTTTTTCCCGTGCACGGCGAATACCGTCACTTGGTGGCGAACGCCAACCTTGCTATTGATTCAGGCGTAGATGCACACCGCACCATCCTGGGTGAGGATGGAACAGTCATTGACCTCAAGGGTGGAATTGCCCGAGTAGTAGGCCAGCTCGATATCGGATATGTCTACGTCGACGGTTCTAGCGTGGGCGAAATTACCGATAACGATCTCAAGGACAGACGCATCCTTGCTGAGGAAGGATTTATTTCCATCATCGTGGTGGTTGACCCTGCCACAGGCAAGATCATCGTTGGGCCGGAGATTCACGCCAAGGGCTTCGCTGAAGATGATGCTGTCTTTGATGAAATTAAACCCGCTATTGCGAGAGCTCTGCAAGAGGCCGCGCATAACGGTGTTCGTGACACGCATTCTTTGCAGCAGGTCATTCGACGAACTGTTGGCCAGTGGGTGTCCAAGAGCTATAGACGCCGCCCCATGATTATTCCTCTCGTCATTGAGGCCTAA
- a CDS encoding LacI family DNA-binding transcriptional regulator, protein MPTPVKPKQATRADVARLAGVSESTVSYALTGVRPIGEQTRERIFAAMEELGYVPNAMAQALAGKKSGILALLFPVGERGFNETDFEYVQAANEAVSEEGYQLLLWPNAVEDIDSLTKIVNQGLVEGVLLMEVRADDPRVDVLEQAGMPFCLIGRTDYSDNLTYVDADFSQWGPMAIRHLVDLGHKHVGFIGIGDELVAAGYGPAVRTESGMKEEARRAGVSLYMKHMPATIRAGRAAMTELLKDNPEVTAVIGFNEPAMIGALEVIATHGLEIPRDISIMSLGLSEIAANLTVPAQSTIGVEGKDLGRMAGQYLVARLNGDTKSVLQHLSAPHFVDRGSTASPSR, encoded by the coding sequence ATGCCAACACCAGTCAAGCCAAAGCAGGCTACCCGCGCAGACGTTGCGCGGCTAGCAGGTGTTTCGGAGAGCACTGTGAGTTACGCGCTGACAGGTGTGAGGCCTATTGGTGAGCAAACGAGAGAACGTATTTTTGCAGCCATGGAGGAACTGGGCTATGTCCCTAATGCCATGGCTCAGGCGCTCGCCGGAAAAAAATCTGGAATTCTTGCGTTGCTTTTCCCCGTCGGAGAGCGTGGATTTAACGAAACAGACTTCGAATATGTTCAAGCTGCTAATGAGGCCGTTTCTGAGGAGGGTTACCAACTTCTGCTGTGGCCGAACGCTGTGGAAGATATTGATTCTCTGACGAAGATTGTCAACCAGGGACTCGTCGAGGGTGTTCTCCTCATGGAGGTCCGCGCCGATGACCCTCGCGTTGATGTGCTGGAGCAGGCAGGTATGCCTTTTTGTCTCATTGGTAGAACAGATTATTCAGATAATTTGACCTATGTAGATGCTGACTTTTCACAGTGGGGTCCCATGGCAATTCGCCATCTGGTAGATCTCGGGCACAAACATGTTGGGTTTATCGGTATTGGGGATGAGTTGGTCGCGGCAGGATATGGACCTGCGGTCAGAACTGAATCGGGTATGAAAGAAGAAGCACGCCGTGCTGGAGTCAGCTTGTATATGAAACATATGCCAGCAACTATTCGTGCAGGACGTGCGGCGATGACGGAGCTTCTCAAAGATAATCCTGAAGTGACCGCGGTGATTGGGTTCAACGAACCAGCCATGATTGGTGCTCTTGAGGTAATTGCCACACATGGGCTTGAAATTCCACGGGACATATCCATCATGTCTCTGGGTCTTTCAGAAATTGCCGCAAACCTTACCGTTCCTGCTCAAAGTACCATCGGTGTGGAGGGCAAGGATTTGGGACGTATGGCCGGACAGTATTTAGTTGCACGTCTGAACGGGGACACCAAATCTGTTCTTCAACACTTGTCTGCCCCTCACTTTGTTGATCGCGGAAGCACGGCTTCGCCCTCTCGTTGA
- a CDS encoding ABC transporter substrate-binding protein produces MAVFSRKKAAVAGIAVTAVAASLMLSGCATSDSSNPNFKDCKEVTDITWLGTIKVEIQDQFTNAIDTYNATNTDCTTVTIVESPDQPFLQTVTTMYEAGEAPTIMTALQELPDMADKVMDWTGQPLAELAAPGTLDVANIDGKQVGIPVTAEAFGLLYNKAVLDAAGVDPAAIKTRSDLANAFAAVKATGVSPMHFSGLWWSLGAHLTNVYHANAADTAEGQLAVLDELTAGSKSLMDDPAFINWLDTFDLLKANTIDTATIADSDYDVAVENLATGQSAFWFMGNWAEPNLLTTTPDGEFGIMPLPINDNAGSAANENISVGVPFYIMIDTEQSTEAQQKSAIAVLTWFLTTPEGQAFWAGPVEKDGMNFIPVYEGFEVQPTTYMAQEIAKYIAAGKTLQWVNSAYPAGLQDAYGAAAQKYYDGQIDRAAFAAELEAAWKK; encoded by the coding sequence ATGGCAGTTTTTAGCCGTAAGAAAGCAGCCGTTGCCGGTATTGCTGTTACTGCTGTTGCCGCCTCCCTCATGCTGAGCGGATGTGCAACAAGCGATTCCAGCAACCCTAACTTCAAGGACTGCAAGGAAGTAACCGACATCACATGGCTTGGAACCATCAAGGTTGAGATCCAGGACCAGTTCACCAACGCAATCGACACCTACAACGCAACTAACACCGATTGCACCACCGTAACCATCGTTGAGTCTCCTGACCAGCCATTCCTCCAGACCGTCACCACCATGTACGAAGCTGGTGAAGCACCAACCATCATGACTGCTCTCCAGGAACTTCCTGACATGGCAGACAAGGTTATGGACTGGACCGGTCAGCCTCTGGCTGAGCTCGCAGCTCCTGGAACTCTTGACGTAGCAAACATCGATGGCAAGCAGGTTGGTATCCCCGTTACTGCTGAAGCTTTCGGACTTCTCTACAACAAGGCAGTTCTTGACGCAGCTGGTGTAGACCCTGCAGCAATCAAGACCCGCTCTGACCTCGCTAACGCATTCGCAGCAGTGAAGGCAACTGGTGTTTCACCAATGCACTTCTCCGGTCTGTGGTGGTCACTCGGTGCTCACCTCACCAACGTTTACCACGCAAACGCAGCTGACACCGCTGAAGGACAGCTTGCTGTTCTCGACGAGCTGACTGCTGGTAGCAAGTCACTCATGGATGACCCTGCATTCATCAACTGGCTGGACACCTTCGACCTTCTGAAGGCAAACACCATTGACACCGCAACCATCGCTGACTCTGACTACGACGTCGCTGTTGAGAACCTTGCAACCGGACAGTCCGCTTTCTGGTTCATGGGTAACTGGGCAGAGCCAAACCTCCTCACCACCACTCCTGATGGTGAATTCGGCATCATGCCTCTGCCAATCAACGACAACGCTGGTTCGGCTGCGAACGAGAACATCTCCGTTGGTGTTCCTTTCTACATCATGATCGACACCGAGCAGTCCACCGAAGCACAGCAAAAGTCCGCTATTGCCGTTCTGACCTGGTTCCTCACCACTCCTGAGGGTCAGGCATTCTGGGCTGGTCCAGTTGAGAAGGATGGCATGAACTTCATCCCCGTTTACGAGGGCTTTGAAGTACAGCCAACCACCTACATGGCACAGGAAATCGCGAAGTACATCGCTGCAGGTAAGACTCTGCAGTGGGTCAACAGCGCTTACCCAGCTGGTCTGCAGGACGCATACGGTGCTGCAGCTCAGAAGTACTACGACGGCCAGATCGACCGCGCTGCATTCGCTGCAGAGCTCGAAGCAGCCTGGAAGAAGTAA
- a CDS encoding carbohydrate ABC transporter permease, with amino-acid sequence MRRRTEEIKRFAVFALIPLAIFTLVLVVPFTRGLYFSFTDWNGFDVTKFVGFDNYIQSFQNESFWASLSLTVAYVAASLVLVNVVAFGLALLVTIPLRGVNILRTTFFVPNLIGGVILGLIWQFIFGQALPVMAKASGIPLFEKNWLLDTTTAFWAMVIVTVWQMSGYMMIIYVTALMSIEKDVLEASFIDGASNAQTLYYIKLPLMAQAFTISLFLTIRNAFMAYDLNLALTGGGPYRTTELISLHVFREAFGYGNFTAGQSQAIIMFVVIAIAALTQVVISKRMEVQR; translated from the coding sequence ATGAGAAGACGTACAGAAGAAATTAAGCGTTTTGCGGTGTTCGCACTGATTCCGCTGGCCATCTTCACCCTCGTACTTGTAGTCCCTTTCACTCGCGGACTCTACTTCAGCTTCACTGACTGGAATGGCTTCGATGTCACGAAGTTCGTCGGTTTCGACAACTACATCCAGTCCTTCCAAAACGAATCTTTCTGGGCGTCTCTCAGCCTGACTGTTGCCTATGTGGCGGCTTCACTCGTTCTCGTTAACGTCGTAGCATTCGGTCTCGCTCTGCTAGTGACAATCCCTCTGCGCGGTGTCAATATCCTGCGCACCACATTCTTTGTGCCTAACCTCATCGGTGGAGTTATCCTCGGTCTTATCTGGCAGTTCATCTTCGGTCAAGCCCTGCCAGTCATGGCCAAGGCATCCGGGATTCCTCTCTTTGAAAAAAACTGGCTTCTCGATACAACCACCGCATTCTGGGCAATGGTTATTGTGACCGTGTGGCAGATGTCTGGTTACATGATGATCATTTACGTCACTGCGTTGATGAGTATCGAAAAAGATGTTCTTGAGGCCTCCTTCATCGATGGAGCCAGCAACGCACAAACGTTGTACTATATCAAGCTTCCCCTGATGGCTCAGGCATTCACCATCTCTCTGTTCTTGACCATCCGTAACGCCTTTATGGCGTACGACCTCAACCTTGCGTTGACTGGTGGTGGGCCATACCGAACCACAGAGTTGATATCGCTTCATGTGTTCCGTGAAGCTTTTGGCTACGGTAACTTCACCGCTGGCCAGTCCCAAGCAATCATCATGTTCGTAGTTATCGCGATTGCTGCTCTCACACAAGTCGTCATTTCTAAGAGGATGGAGGTCCAGCGATGA
- a CDS encoding carbohydrate ABC transporter permease, producing the protein MKRAKRINIFFFIFASVLAVIYAFPFLLVLLNSAKEKRAVLNDPLSLPVEWQWENFTDAIKKMGYWQALTNSLIITIISVVAIIITSSMLAYYLSRSKTKFSAITFLVLVASMIVPFQALMIPFVGLFGERGLNLPGNQITIAFFYVGFGVALSTFLYHGFISNIPYELDEAAAIDGASPFKTFRKIIFPMLGPVTATVAIINALWVWNDFLLPSVVLIDSDQKTLPLRTFVFYGKYTSDYGLAMAGLLLSIIPILIFYFLMQKRIISGISAGAVK; encoded by the coding sequence ATGAAACGCGCAAAACGTATTAACATCTTCTTCTTCATCTTTGCCAGTGTGCTGGCCGTGATTTATGCGTTCCCTTTTCTTTTGGTACTTCTTAACTCCGCCAAAGAAAAGCGTGCGGTACTGAACGACCCTCTTTCTCTTCCTGTTGAGTGGCAGTGGGAAAACTTCACTGATGCCATCAAGAAAATGGGCTACTGGCAAGCTCTAACTAACTCGTTGATCATTACGATCATCAGTGTTGTTGCCATCATCATTACCTCATCGATGCTGGCCTATTACCTCTCACGTTCGAAGACTAAGTTCTCTGCGATCACATTCCTCGTTCTGGTGGCATCGATGATTGTGCCCTTCCAAGCACTAATGATTCCTTTCGTTGGTCTTTTCGGAGAGCGTGGGTTGAACCTTCCCGGCAACCAGATAACCATCGCATTCTTCTATGTGGGCTTTGGTGTTGCGCTATCCACCTTCTTGTATCACGGGTTTATTTCTAACATCCCCTATGAACTTGATGAAGCTGCAGCTATTGATGGTGCTTCTCCGTTCAAAACATTTAGGAAGATCATCTTCCCGATGTTGGGACCTGTCACGGCAACTGTTGCCATCATCAACGCTCTTTGGGTGTGGAACGACTTCCTCTTGCCATCAGTGGTTTTGATTGATTCCGACCAGAAGACTCTTCCGCTGCGTACCTTCGTCTTCTATGGAAAGTACACCTCCGACTACGGTCTTGCCATGGCAGGTCTTCTGCTCTCTATCATTCCGATTCTGATTTTCTACTTCCTCATGCAAAAGAGAATCATTTCTGGTATCTCTGCAGGTGCAGTGAAGTAA
- a CDS encoding glycosyl hydrolase family 32 — MISREHEWIWDSWYVVDDETLHAFYLMAPKSLGNPDLRHINARVGHSISQDGYSWTHLPEALGPSHAESFDNQAIWTGSIVKDKNIWHMFYTGINTSTKEKRQALGHAVSDDLTTWKRVSDSPILSAAAPYALLGNESDGAEHFRDPWVFFHNNSWHMLITASDEDGWGTVAHATSPDLETWQLKEPLIADSQFRQCEVTETIQIDGEWFLFFCMGPRDVERPGIAQGFGTYCVPAAGPLGPFDLDRTTLIADEIYAARVVEFKGEWLLLGFVDTGNPGGFTGVICDPIKLERSSEGLINRVS; from the coding sequence ATGATTTCGCGAGAACATGAATGGATTTGGGACTCGTGGTACGTCGTAGACGACGAAACGCTCCATGCTTTTTATCTCATGGCACCAAAATCCCTCGGAAATCCAGACCTCAGGCACATCAATGCGAGGGTTGGACATTCCATCTCACAGGATGGATATTCCTGGACGCACCTACCTGAAGCACTCGGTCCGTCCCACGCAGAAAGCTTTGATAACCAAGCCATTTGGACCGGGAGCATTGTCAAAGACAAAAACATTTGGCACATGTTCTACACGGGAATCAACACCAGCACCAAAGAAAAACGTCAAGCTCTCGGCCACGCCGTTTCTGATGACCTCACAACGTGGAAACGCGTCAGCGACTCCCCGATACTCTCAGCTGCAGCCCCATACGCACTTCTGGGCAATGAGAGTGATGGCGCAGAACACTTCCGTGATCCCTGGGTCTTTTTCCACAACAACTCATGGCACATGCTCATCACAGCAAGCGACGAAGATGGCTGGGGCACAGTGGCTCATGCGACCTCTCCAGATTTAGAAACCTGGCAGCTCAAAGAACCTCTGATTGCAGATAGTCAATTTAGACAGTGTGAAGTGACTGAAACCATCCAAATAGATGGTGAATGGTTCCTCTTTTTCTGCATGGGGCCACGTGATGTGGAACGCCCTGGAATTGCACAAGGATTCGGCACATATTGCGTTCCGGCTGCAGGGCCACTAGGCCCTTTCGATCTGGATCGAACGACCCTTATTGCAGATGAAATTTATGCTGCCCGCGTGGTGGAGTTTAAGGGCGAGTGGCTACTTCTTGGCTTTGTTGACACAGGTAACCCCGGAGGCTTTACCGGCGTGATATGTGACCCTATCAAGCTCGAACGCTCCTCCGAAGGATTGATTAATCGCGTCAGTTGA
- a CDS encoding glycoside hydrolase family 13 protein, translated as MSDSVFLAGDENWWRQAVVYQVYPRSFKDSNGDGLGDIKGITSKVDYIAELGVDAIWLSPFYPSALADGGYDVADYRDVDPKLGSLADFDEMIKAYHSKGIRVFVDVVPNHSSDLHVWFQEALASEPGSAARDRYIFRDGKGENGELAPNDWPSHFGPTAWTRTTNPDGTPGQWYLHLFAPEQPDFNWDNQEVIDDFKKTMRFWSDRGVDGFRIDVAHALKKDMSEPYPYIENYDVKHIPLDGSHHLFDRDDVMEIYRGWREIFNSYDPPRVAVAEAWVPAARRPRYASPETLGQAFNFDLLAAPWSARKFKKSIEFNLDLSEKSGSSSTWVLSNHDVIRHATRYGLPKKTDYEKWVMTDGTSPELDRELGLSRARAATMLVLALPGSTYMYQGEELGLFEVADLPGQVLQDPIWLRDGKTRKGRDGCRVPLPWEKGGSSFGFGTGSAHLPQPAWFAGYSVEFEEAQEDSTLKLYRAALKLRKELLTDENLEFVDSKRKVVHFVRPNGWHNITNFGKKPIALPAGSVQLTSAPLVDGKLPGNATAWITE; from the coding sequence ATGTCAGATTCAGTTTTCCTCGCCGGAGATGAGAACTGGTGGCGTCAGGCAGTGGTTTATCAGGTATACCCACGATCATTCAAAGACTCCAACGGTGATGGTCTTGGGGACATTAAGGGAATTACTTCCAAGGTTGACTACATCGCAGAACTGGGCGTTGATGCCATCTGGCTGAGCCCTTTTTATCCCTCTGCACTTGCAGATGGCGGATACGACGTTGCTGACTATCGTGATGTTGATCCCAAGCTTGGTTCACTTGCTGACTTCGACGAGATGATCAAGGCATATCACTCCAAGGGGATTCGTGTTTTTGTTGACGTTGTCCCAAACCACTCATCTGACCTGCACGTGTGGTTCCAGGAAGCCCTTGCTTCCGAACCCGGATCTGCTGCTCGGGACCGCTACATCTTCCGCGATGGCAAGGGGGAAAATGGTGAGCTTGCACCCAATGACTGGCCTTCACACTTCGGACCAACTGCTTGGACGCGCACTACGAACCCTGATGGAACTCCAGGACAGTGGTATCTTCACCTCTTTGCTCCAGAGCAACCTGACTTCAACTGGGATAACCAAGAGGTCATTGATGACTTCAAAAAGACCATGCGTTTTTGGTCTGACCGCGGCGTAGACGGATTCCGCATCGATGTAGCACATGCCCTCAAAAAGGACATGTCGGAGCCTTACCCCTACATCGAAAACTACGACGTCAAGCACATCCCCCTTGACGGCTCGCATCATCTCTTTGACCGTGATGATGTGATGGAAATTTACAGGGGATGGCGTGAAATCTTCAATTCCTATGACCCACCACGTGTTGCTGTGGCTGAAGCATGGGTACCAGCAGCCCGGCGCCCACGATATGCCAGTCCAGAAACTCTCGGCCAGGCTTTCAACTTTGATTTGTTGGCGGCTCCATGGTCTGCAAGAAAGTTTAAGAAGAGCATCGAGTTCAACCTTGATTTATCAGAAAAATCTGGATCTTCTTCGACATGGGTACTCTCCAACCATGACGTGATTCGTCACGCAACACGCTACGGTCTGCCCAAAAAGACAGATTATGAAAAATGGGTGATGACAGATGGAACGAGCCCAGAGCTGGACCGTGAGCTAGGCCTATCCCGCGCCCGGGCAGCCACTATGCTTGTGTTGGCTCTTCCAGGCAGCACTTACATGTATCAGGGTGAAGAGCTCGGCCTGTTCGAAGTAGCTGATCTGCCAGGGCAGGTGCTTCAGGACCCAATCTGGTTGCGTGATGGCAAGACCCGAAAAGGTCGCGACGGTTGCCGTGTACCTCTCCCATGGGAAAAGGGCGGTTCTTCTTTTGGTTTTGGAACAGGATCAGCTCACCTACCTCAGCCTGCTTGGTTTGCAGGTTACTCGGTCGAGTTCGAAGAAGCGCAAGAAGACTCAACACTCAAGCTCTATCGGGCAGCACTGAAACTTCGCAAGGAGTTATTGACCGATGAAAATCTTGAGTTTGTTGACAGCAAACGCAAGGTTGTTCACTTCGTCCGCCCTAACGGTTGGCACAACATTACAAACTTCGGGAAGAAGCCAATCGCTCTTCCTGCGGGCTCGGTTCAACTCACTAGTGCACCCCTGGTTGATGGCAAGCTACCCGGCAACGCCACAGCCTGGATCACAGAATAA